A genomic stretch from Georgenia muralis includes:
- a CDS encoding glycosyltransferase family 2 protein: MTCSITVVVVTYNSEDHVGALLDSLPDAFGDRAYTTVVVDNGSQDGTVALLLGRDDCTVVRSTNDGFAAGVNTGVRHQGGTGPILVLNPDVVLEPGAVPAMVGALEAPGTGIVAPLVLEADGRLSPSLRREPTLARATGLSFTRLARFSERVDDVREYTRPHVVDWAMGAILLLDRACYEAVGGFDESYFLYSEETDFCLTARDLGWYTVFEPSARAMHVGGGSGESDATHAMQVVNRVRLYRRRNGDLKAWLYFALVLAREVRRAVVGRPSALAGARALLRPALRPPELACGPGLLPR, from the coding sequence GTGACCTGTTCCATCACCGTCGTGGTGGTGACGTACAACAGCGAGGACCACGTCGGCGCGCTGCTCGACAGCCTGCCCGACGCCTTCGGCGACCGCGCCTACACGACCGTCGTGGTCGACAACGGCTCGCAGGACGGCACGGTCGCCCTGCTGCTCGGGCGCGACGACTGCACCGTGGTCCGGTCCACCAACGACGGTTTCGCGGCCGGGGTGAACACCGGCGTCCGGCACCAGGGCGGCACAGGGCCGATCCTCGTGCTCAACCCCGACGTCGTGCTCGAGCCGGGGGCGGTGCCCGCGATGGTGGGCGCGCTGGAGGCCCCCGGCACCGGGATCGTCGCGCCGCTCGTGCTCGAGGCCGACGGGAGACTCTCCCCGTCGCTGCGCCGGGAGCCCACGCTTGCCCGCGCGACCGGTCTGAGCTTCACCCGCCTGGCGCGGTTCTCCGAGCGCGTCGACGACGTCCGGGAGTACACGAGACCGCACGTCGTCGACTGGGCGATGGGCGCGATCCTCCTCCTCGACCGGGCCTGCTACGAGGCGGTCGGAGGGTTCGACGAGTCGTACTTCCTGTACTCGGAGGAGACCGACTTCTGCCTCACGGCGCGGGACCTTGGCTGGTACACGGTGTTCGAGCCCTCCGCCCGGGCGATGCACGTGGGCGGCGGCTCGGGGGAGAGCGACGCCACGCACGCCATGCAGGTGGTCAACCGCGTCCGGCTCTACCGGCGGCGCAACGGGGACCTGAAGGCGTGGCTCTACTTCGCCCTCGTGCTCGCGCGGGAGGTGCGTCGCGCCGTCGTCGGACGCCCGTCGGCCCTGGCGGGAGCCCGGGCACTGCTGCGCCCGGCGCTGCGCCCCCCGGAGCTCGCGTGCGGGCCGGGGCTCCTGCCGCGCTGA
- a CDS encoding Wzz/FepE/Etk N-terminal domain-containing protein, whose translation MYLRELARSLIRRWYLVAVGLVAVGGLGAFVLTVVQPTYQARANLLLLPPQSSLETGDNPFLALGGLIQPLDVLTRILDAGTTREELLSETTDGDYVVEADTSTNSPILLVEAMGGDADEALGVLETVLDVAPPTLVDLQEELQIPARDQVTTMTLTVDEVATPDRGDQVRALLAVVAVGTGAVVLLVGLVDGILLARGRPRVSPTGNRAGPSPQPPTAPDPTLKDQSSSPVRGGR comes from the coding sequence GTGTATCTACGCGAGCTTGCGCGCAGCCTGATCCGCCGCTGGTACCTCGTCGCCGTCGGCCTCGTCGCCGTCGGTGGACTCGGCGCCTTCGTCCTCACGGTGGTCCAGCCGACCTACCAGGCACGGGCGAACCTCCTCCTGCTCCCCCCTCAGTCCAGCCTCGAGACCGGGGACAACCCCTTCCTTGCGCTCGGTGGGCTCATCCAGCCGCTCGACGTCCTCACCCGCATCCTCGACGCGGGCACGACCCGGGAGGAGCTGCTCTCTGAGACGACGGACGGTGACTACGTCGTCGAGGCGGACACGAGCACCAACAGCCCGATCCTTCTCGTCGAGGCGATGGGCGGTGACGCCGACGAGGCGCTCGGCGTCCTCGAGACCGTCCTCGACGTGGCACCCCCGACGCTGGTGGACCTTCAGGAGGAGCTGCAGATCCCCGCCCGCGACCAGGTCACCACGATGACCCTGACAGTCGACGAGGTCGCGACCCCGGACCGCGGCGACCAGGTCCGGGCCCTGCTGGCTGTCGTGGCCGTGGGGACCGGTGCCGTGGTGCTGCTCGTCGGGCTGGTCGACGGCATCCTGTTGGCCCGGGGCCGTCCGCGCGTCTCGCCGACCGGGAACCGGGCTGGCCCCTCGCCACAACCACCGACCGCGCCGGATCCGACCCTGAAGGACCAGTCCTCGTCGCCGGTACGCGGAGGCCGATGA
- a CDS encoding oligosaccharide flippase family protein → MASRIGTLAIGIVLARLLGPEEFGTFAVALVALTAALSLNELGVSLAIVRWAGDPRLIAPTVSTISVVSSLAVFGIAFAAAPAFAREMGDPGATPVVRLLAVAVVVSGVVATPAMVMQRQFLQRRKMLIDQVGVWLGALVSLTLALTGTGAMSLAVGRLAGALASAVLFLVLSPFPFRLGLDRTHVRPLLQFGLPLAGASVIVFALGNADQLVVGGMLGSTALGFYVLAANLSSWPVNVFSQPLRSVAPAVFARLKHDPDEMRRTFTAILGVVAAVAFPVCLLLAGAASAVVPFVYGDVWAPAAAALVWLAFFAAFRIVFELAYDYLVIAGASGVLLRIQVLSLLVVLPAQLLGAVADGIRGVALAQAATAALVLLPLYLFHLQRAGITSVAALRRLALPAAVSALGGAGAWAATTTMAPAAASLTAAGGAAVVMAVLLWLDRGALLRLRSVASPDQEEVTV, encoded by the coding sequence GTGGCGTCTCGGATCGGGACCCTGGCCATCGGCATCGTGCTGGCACGCCTTCTCGGCCCGGAGGAGTTCGGCACCTTCGCCGTCGCGCTGGTCGCCCTCACGGCGGCCCTGAGCCTCAACGAGCTCGGCGTGAGCCTGGCGATCGTGCGGTGGGCCGGTGACCCGCGCCTGATCGCCCCGACGGTCTCGACCATCTCGGTGGTGAGCAGTCTGGCCGTGTTCGGGATCGCCTTCGCCGCGGCACCTGCGTTCGCCCGTGAGATGGGCGACCCGGGCGCCACCCCGGTGGTGCGACTCCTGGCGGTCGCCGTCGTGGTCAGCGGCGTGGTCGCGACCCCCGCGATGGTGATGCAGCGACAGTTCCTCCAGCGCCGGAAGATGCTCATCGACCAGGTGGGCGTGTGGCTCGGTGCGCTGGTCTCGCTGACGCTGGCGCTGACCGGCACGGGGGCGATGAGCCTCGCTGTCGGCCGCCTGGCGGGTGCGCTCGCCTCCGCGGTGCTCTTCCTCGTGCTCTCGCCCTTCCCGTTCCGACTGGGCCTCGACCGGACCCACGTCCGACCGCTCCTCCAGTTCGGCCTGCCGCTCGCCGGTGCCAGCGTCATCGTCTTCGCGCTGGGCAACGCCGACCAGCTCGTGGTCGGCGGCATGCTGGGATCGACGGCGCTGGGCTTCTACGTCCTCGCCGCGAACCTGTCCAGTTGGCCCGTGAACGTGTTCTCGCAGCCGCTGCGGTCGGTCGCTCCGGCCGTCTTCGCCCGTCTCAAGCACGATCCTGACGAGATGCGCCGGACGTTCACGGCGATCCTCGGTGTGGTGGCAGCCGTGGCATTCCCGGTGTGTCTGCTCCTGGCCGGCGCAGCGTCGGCCGTGGTGCCCTTCGTCTACGGGGACGTATGGGCGCCGGCTGCCGCCGCGCTCGTGTGGCTCGCCTTCTTCGCCGCGTTCCGGATCGTCTTCGAGCTCGCCTACGACTACCTCGTGATCGCCGGCGCCTCCGGCGTCCTCCTGAGGATCCAGGTCCTGTCATTGCTGGTGGTCCTGCCGGCGCAGCTCCTCGGCGCGGTGGCGGACGGTATCCGCGGTGTCGCGCTGGCGCAGGCCGCCACCGCGGCGCTCGTTCTCCTGCCGCTGTACCTCTTCCACCTGCAGCGGGCGGGCATCACCTCCGTTGCTGCACTCAGGCGCCTGGCGCTGCCCGCAGCGGTGTCGGCGCTCGGTGGTGCCGGAGCCTGGGCGGCGACGACGACGATGGCGCCGGCCGCGGCGTCCCTCACGGCCGCCGGCGGGGCGGCGGTCGTCATGGCCGTGCTGCTGTGGCTGGACCGGGGCGCGCTCCTCCGGCTGCGCTCCGTCGCGTCCCCCGACCAGGAGGAGGTGACCGTGTGA
- a CDS encoding acetyltransferase: MRSRPDLLLVAASGLAREVIALVRSSGSHELVGVLDDDPATHGTELDGVPVLGGPAEVDRHPGAMLVLCAGRGVVRRSLADRLASAGVQDSRYAVVKHPSVDVPPGCTIGAGSVVLAQVAITADVRVGRHVVLMPNASLTHDDVLDDFATVCAGASLGGSVTVREGAYVGMNVCLREHVEIGPGATIGMGAVVLGDVPAGQVWAGVPAGPLTSGAPGPDPSGAGRTVREGARR, translated from the coding sequence GTGAGGAGCCGGCCCGATCTGCTGCTGGTGGCTGCGAGTGGCCTGGCCCGGGAGGTCATCGCCCTGGTGCGCTCCAGTGGGAGCCACGAGCTCGTCGGCGTCCTCGACGACGACCCCGCGACGCACGGGACCGAGCTCGACGGCGTCCCGGTGCTCGGCGGGCCGGCGGAGGTGGACCGGCACCCCGGCGCCATGCTCGTGCTGTGCGCCGGTCGCGGCGTCGTGCGGCGATCGCTTGCGGACCGGCTGGCGTCCGCGGGGGTGCAGGACTCCCGGTACGCGGTCGTCAAGCACCCGAGCGTCGACGTCCCCCCGGGCTGCACCATCGGGGCAGGATCGGTCGTGCTGGCGCAGGTGGCGATCACGGCAGACGTGCGCGTCGGCAGGCACGTCGTCCTGATGCCCAACGCCTCGCTCACCCACGACGACGTGCTCGACGACTTCGCCACGGTCTGTGCCGGGGCGAGTCTCGGGGGGTCCGTCACGGTGCGCGAGGGGGCGTACGTCGGCATGAACGTGTGCCTGCGCGAGCACGTCGAGATCGGTCCCGGGGCCACGATCGGGATGGGCGCCGTCGTCCTGGGCGACGTGCCGGCCGGGCAGGTCTGGGCGGGCGTCCCGGCCGGCCCCCTGACGTCGGGCGCCCCGGGCCCGGACCCGTCCGGGGCCGGCCGGACCGTCCGTGAGGGAGCCCGACGATGA
- a CDS encoding glycosyltransferase family 2 protein, with protein MVPAHDEERSIARLLDQLAPGAGDELLDVVVVCNGCTDATAAVARGYDVTVEEIPQASKRAALERGDAVARTYPRVYLDADVEITAGDVLRLVAAVATGRYLAAGPRRVVPRDGVTTAVRWYYDVWESLPQVRTGLFGRGVVVVSQAGAERIHRLPMLMSDDLVMSEAFAPHERVVVPEATVVVHPPRSVPDLLRRRVRVATGNAQSDAAGRRSDSARTSVRSVAGVVIRRPGLALKLPVFAAVTLAAHVGARRAVRHGDFTTWRRDESSRR; from the coding sequence GTGGTTCCGGCCCATGACGAGGAGCGGTCGATCGCACGGCTGCTCGACCAGCTGGCGCCCGGAGCGGGCGACGAGTTGCTCGACGTGGTGGTGGTGTGCAACGGCTGCACGGACGCGACGGCGGCCGTTGCCCGGGGCTACGACGTCACGGTGGAGGAGATCCCGCAGGCGTCCAAGCGGGCCGCGCTCGAGCGGGGCGACGCCGTGGCCCGCACCTACCCGCGGGTGTACCTCGACGCCGACGTGGAGATCACCGCGGGCGACGTCCTCCGCCTCGTCGCGGCGGTCGCGACCGGCCGGTACCTCGCGGCCGGGCCGCGCCGGGTCGTCCCTCGCGACGGGGTGACCACGGCGGTGCGGTGGTACTACGACGTCTGGGAGTCGTTGCCCCAGGTCCGCACGGGGCTCTTCGGCCGTGGTGTGGTGGTCGTCTCGCAGGCGGGCGCCGAGCGGATCCACCGGCTGCCGATGCTCATGTCGGACGACCTGGTGATGAGCGAGGCCTTCGCACCGCACGAACGTGTCGTCGTCCCCGAGGCGACGGTCGTGGTCCATCCCCCGCGGTCCGTCCCGGACCTCCTCCGCCGCCGTGTCCGCGTTGCCACGGGCAACGCGCAGAGCGACGCCGCCGGCAGGCGTAGCGACTCGGCACGCACCTCGGTCCGGAGCGTGGCGGGCGTCGTGATCCGCCGGCCCGGGCTGGCGCTCAAGCTGCCGGTCTTCGCCGCAGTGACGCTGGCAGCACACGTGGGAGCACGCCGTGCTGTCCGGCACGGTGACTTCACGACGTGGCGCCGCGACGAGAGCTCGCGTCGGTGA
- a CDS encoding O-antigen ligase family protein, translating into MLARKHRVGGLVTGLLPDSVTWLTVYLVLLLAIPSRLVLQPLASAGAPSQLFALVGLLWWAWYQVSRWNVADTWHGPVRTALAAFLASVALSYIGAMLRPIEADEVSTADVALIAAASWAGTFLVAHDGIPSRERLDLLVGRLAMGGGLLALLGLVQFATRQTLVDVIDIPGLSANQQAFDFERSGFTRPSGTATHPIEYGVVLTMFLPLALHSAFHARHTSLVARWLPLAAMALIIPLSLSRSAVVGTVVCLLVLMPTWPAARRRLALVSGAALLGVVFVTVPGVLGSFTSMFTQIENDPSARSRTDSYGLVLDFVADSPLIGRGLGTFLPKYWILDNQLLLLLVTVGVLGLATFLATLTAAVVVLTRLRRSSRDADTRDLAQTLVASLAAGTAGLAFFDGFAFPMTAGTLFLLLGMSGALARVERPALRRPSRATSSEAPPTTVPGP; encoded by the coding sequence ATGCTCGCGCGCAAGCATCGGGTCGGCGGGCTCGTCACCGGGTTGCTCCCCGACTCCGTCACCTGGCTCACGGTCTACCTCGTCCTGCTTCTCGCCATCCCCTCCCGGCTCGTGCTCCAGCCGCTCGCCAGTGCGGGCGCCCCCTCACAGCTGTTCGCCCTCGTCGGTCTGCTGTGGTGGGCGTGGTACCAGGTCAGTCGCTGGAACGTCGCCGACACCTGGCACGGCCCCGTGCGGACGGCACTCGCTGCGTTCCTGGCGAGTGTCGCGCTCAGCTACATCGGCGCGATGCTCAGGCCGATCGAGGCCGACGAGGTCTCGACGGCGGACGTGGCCCTCATCGCCGCGGCGTCCTGGGCGGGGACGTTCCTCGTGGCGCACGACGGCATCCCCTCGAGGGAGCGCCTCGACCTGCTGGTCGGGCGCCTCGCGATGGGAGGTGGGCTGCTCGCGCTGCTCGGGCTGGTCCAGTTCGCCACCCGGCAGACGCTGGTCGACGTGATCGACATCCCGGGCCTGAGCGCAAACCAGCAGGCCTTCGACTTCGAGCGGTCGGGGTTCACGCGCCCGTCGGGAACGGCCACCCACCCGATCGAGTACGGCGTCGTGCTGACGATGTTCCTGCCGCTCGCACTCCATTCCGCCTTCCACGCCAGACACACTTCGCTCGTCGCACGCTGGCTGCCTCTCGCGGCGATGGCGCTGATCATCCCGCTCTCCCTCTCGCGCTCGGCCGTCGTGGGCACCGTCGTGTGCCTCCTCGTCCTGATGCCGACCTGGCCTGCCGCGCGCCGCCGCCTGGCCCTCGTGAGTGGGGCCGCGCTCCTCGGTGTCGTCTTCGTGACCGTCCCTGGTGTCCTCGGCTCGTTCACGTCGATGTTCACGCAGATCGAGAACGACCCGAGCGCCCGCTCGCGCACCGACAGCTACGGGCTGGTCCTGGACTTCGTCGCGGACTCGCCGCTCATCGGCCGAGGCCTGGGCACGTTCCTCCCCAAGTACTGGATCCTGGACAACCAGCTGCTGCTCCTGCTCGTCACGGTGGGGGTTCTCGGCCTCGCGACCTTCCTGGCGACACTGACCGCCGCGGTGGTCGTGCTCACCAGGTTGCGCCGCAGCAGCCGCGACGCCGACACCCGTGACCTCGCCCAGACCCTCGTGGCCTCCCTCGCCGCCGGGACGGCGGGCCTGGCCTTCTTCGACGGCTTCGCCTTCCCGATGACGGCCGGCACGCTCTTCCTGCTCCTCGGCATGTCCGGCGCCCTCGCCCGGGTCGAACGGCCCGCTCTCCGGCGGCCGAGCCGAGCGACGTCGTCCGAAGCACCGCCGACGACCGTGCCTGGACCGTAG
- a CDS encoding polysaccharide deacetylase family protein yields MAGRWVTNLCFHGIGSPNREREPGESSYWVDQETFSRVLDVVAARSDVRLSFDDGNASDLAVALPELVDRGLNATFFPVAARLDRPGNLTRTDVRALVTAGMTVGSHGMHHRSWRGMDAAAMSDELDRARSEIAAAAGRPVTAAACPLGAYDRTVLLALRRRGYEAVYTSDRAGALERAWLQPRFSVRATDDVEDVRAVLERSSGAARAVRAAARIVAKSLR; encoded by the coding sequence ATGGCAGGTCGCTGGGTCACGAACCTGTGCTTCCACGGCATCGGCAGTCCGAACCGCGAGCGCGAGCCCGGCGAGTCCTCGTACTGGGTCGACCAGGAGACCTTCAGCAGGGTCCTCGACGTCGTGGCCGCGAGGTCCGACGTGCGCCTCAGCTTCGACGACGGCAACGCCTCCGACCTCGCGGTCGCGCTGCCCGAGCTGGTCGACCGCGGCCTGAACGCCACCTTCTTCCCGGTCGCCGCCCGGCTGGACCGTCCCGGCAACCTCACCCGCACGGACGTGCGCGCCCTGGTCACCGCCGGCATGACGGTCGGCTCCCACGGCATGCACCACCGCTCGTGGCGGGGGATGGACGCCGCCGCCATGAGCGACGAGCTCGACCGGGCGAGGAGCGAGATCGCGGCAGCCGCGGGAAGACCGGTGACCGCCGCTGCCTGCCCGCTCGGCGCCTACGACCGCACCGTGCTCCTCGCGCTGCGCCGGCGCGGCTACGAGGCGGTGTACACCAGTGACCGCGCCGGAGCCCTCGAGCGTGCGTGGCTCCAGCCACGGTTCAGCGTCCGCGCCACCGACGACGTCGAGGACGTGCGCGCGGTCCTCGAACGCTCCTCCGGCGCCGCACGCGCGGTCCGTGCCGCTGCCCGGATCGTCGCCAAGAGCCTGCGCTGA
- a CDS encoding NAD-dependent epimerase/dehydratase family protein codes for MTALHGAAALVTGGAGTIGSTLVDHLLDAGVAHVDVVDNLVRGRRENLADALASGRVQLVDGDIRDRDLVHDLTRGKDLVFHQAAIRITQCAEDPRLALEVLVDGTYNVVEAAADHRVSKIVAASSASVYGLAEEFPTPERHHHHHNNTIYGAAKSFGEGLLRSFRAMRGLDHVSLRYFNVYGPRMDVHGLYTEVLVRWMERIADGLPPVIFGDGSQTMDIICVPDIARANVLAAGSQVVEGAYNIASGRETSLLDLARALLRAMDSDLDVEIGPERAVNGVTRRLADTSRARRELGFEAEIGLEAGLRMLVEWWRPQREAIAAGRAAVRR; via the coding sequence ATGACTGCGCTGCACGGAGCGGCCGCCCTCGTCACCGGCGGCGCCGGGACCATCGGCTCCACACTCGTCGACCATCTCCTGGACGCGGGCGTCGCCCATGTCGACGTGGTGGACAACCTCGTCCGCGGACGGCGGGAGAACCTCGCCGATGCGTTGGCGAGCGGCCGCGTCCAGCTTGTCGACGGCGACATCCGCGACCGCGACCTCGTGCACGACCTCACCCGGGGCAAGGACCTCGTGTTCCACCAGGCCGCGATCCGGATCACGCAGTGCGCGGAGGACCCCAGGCTCGCACTGGAGGTACTCGTCGACGGCACCTACAACGTGGTCGAGGCCGCAGCCGACCACCGCGTGTCGAAGATCGTCGCCGCCTCGAGCGCCTCGGTGTACGGGCTGGCCGAGGAGTTCCCCACGCCCGAGCGCCACCACCACCACCATAACAACACGATCTACGGCGCGGCGAAGTCCTTCGGCGAGGGCCTGCTGCGCAGCTTCCGCGCCATGCGCGGCCTCGACCACGTCAGCCTGCGGTACTTCAACGTCTACGGGCCCAGGATGGACGTGCACGGGTTGTACACCGAGGTGCTCGTGCGGTGGATGGAGCGCATCGCGGACGGGCTGCCACCGGTCATCTTCGGTGACGGCAGCCAGACGATGGACATCATCTGCGTGCCCGACATCGCCCGCGCCAACGTCCTCGCCGCGGGGAGCCAGGTCGTAGAAGGTGCCTACAACATCGCGAGTGGTCGGGAAACCTCTCTCCTGGACCTCGCCCGCGCCCTGCTGCGCGCGATGGACAGCGACCTCGACGTCGAGATCGGCCCCGAGCGGGCCGTGAACGGCGTCACCCGGCGCCTCGCCGACACCTCTCGCGCCAGGAGGGAGCTCGGCTTCGAGGCGGAGATCGGACTGGAGGCGGGCCTGCGGATGCTGGTGGAGTGGTGGCGGCCGCAGCGTGAGGCGATCGCTGCGGGACGAGCGGCGGTCCGGCGATGA
- a CDS encoding DegT/DnrJ/EryC1/StrS family aminotransferase, whose amino-acid sequence MTRINVMRPWLGQEEAAALAEVVASGWVAQGPRVARFEEAFAEAQQARHAVATSSCTTALHLALVVAGIGPGDEVVVPSFSFIATANVVVHAGARPVFADVDPVTGNVTAGTVEPVLSERTRAVVVVDQGGVPVDLDDVRALCDPLGIVVVEDAACAVGSAYRGRPVGAGADISAWSFHPRKVLTTGEGGMITTAREDWAARARTLREHAMTISASARHASVLAPAEEYAEVGWNYRMTDLQAAVGLVQLGRLPEIVRRRRELARRYTDALAGTPGLRPVADPPWGETNFQSYWLEVAPERGIDREEVLARLARADISARRGIMAAHRQPAYAGYPHAPLPVTERLTDSTLILPLFHEMTDDEQSRVLDVLTSVPAGVRP is encoded by the coding sequence ATGACTCGGATCAACGTGATGCGGCCCTGGTTGGGGCAGGAGGAGGCCGCAGCTCTCGCCGAGGTCGTCGCGTCGGGCTGGGTGGCGCAGGGCCCCCGGGTCGCCCGGTTCGAGGAGGCCTTCGCCGAGGCGCAGCAGGCACGGCACGCTGTCGCCACCTCCTCGTGCACCACCGCTCTCCACCTCGCCCTCGTCGTCGCCGGCATCGGTCCCGGCGACGAGGTCGTCGTCCCCTCGTTCTCGTTCATCGCGACGGCGAACGTCGTCGTGCACGCCGGTGCGCGACCGGTCTTCGCCGACGTCGACCCGGTGACGGGCAACGTGACGGCGGGGACGGTCGAGCCGGTGCTCAGCGAGCGCACGCGCGCCGTGGTCGTCGTCGACCAGGGCGGCGTGCCGGTCGACCTCGACGACGTGCGCGCTCTGTGCGACCCGCTCGGGATCGTCGTGGTCGAGGACGCCGCCTGTGCCGTGGGGTCGGCCTACCGTGGGCGGCCGGTCGGTGCCGGCGCCGACATCTCCGCATGGTCCTTCCACCCCCGCAAGGTCCTCACCACCGGTGAGGGCGGAATGATCACGACGGCACGCGAGGACTGGGCGGCGCGGGCCCGGACCTTGCGCGAGCACGCGATGACCATCTCGGCCTCGGCCCGGCACGCCAGCGTGCTCGCACCAGCCGAGGAGTACGCCGAGGTCGGCTGGAACTACCGGATGACGGACCTGCAGGCTGCCGTCGGTCTCGTTCAGCTCGGCCGGCTGCCCGAGATCGTGCGGCGACGGCGCGAGCTCGCCCGTCGTTACACCGACGCCCTCGCCGGCACGCCTGGGCTGCGTCCGGTGGCCGACCCGCCGTGGGGGGAGACGAACTTCCAGTCGTACTGGCTCGAGGTCGCGCCCGAGCGGGGGATCGACCGCGAGGAGGTCCTCGCCAGGCTTGCGCGGGCCGACATCTCCGCCCGGCGGGGCATCATGGCGGCCCATCGCCAGCCGGCCTACGCGGGGTACCCGCACGCACCGCTGCCGGTGACGGAGCGACTGACCGACTCCACCCTGATCCTGCCGCTCTTCCACGAGATGACCGACGACGAGCAGTCGCGCGTCCTCGACGTCCTCACGTCCGTCCCCGCGGGGGTGCGACCGTGA
- a CDS encoding DegT/DnrJ/EryC1/StrS family aminotransferase, with translation MRVPLVDIAAQHREVAEEVDAGLREVLATAAFIGGPAVAKFEAEYAAFVNAAHCVGVANGTDALELALRAVGVTTGGEVVLPANTFIATAEAVSRIGARPVLVDVDEDHLLIDPAAVERALTTRTQAVVPVHLFGQVAPMEAVTALAAQAGLPVVEDAAQAQGARQLGRAAGHIGAAAATSFYPGKNLGAAGDAGAVTTDDPTIADRVRVLAAHGSRTKYDHEVVGFNSRLDTVQAVVLRAKLTRLERWNGRRRAAAQRYTSLLAGTAGVRTPASAPGNEDVWHLYVVRVADRDRILGELQGAGVGAGIHYPTPLHLTRAYSHLGLGPGSFPVAERAAGAILSLPLYPHLTDEQQDLVVAALQSAVPGPRPAMARARG, from the coding sequence ATGAGAGTGCCCCTGGTCGACATCGCCGCGCAGCACAGGGAGGTCGCCGAGGAGGTGGACGCCGGGCTGCGCGAGGTCCTCGCGACGGCCGCCTTCATCGGAGGGCCTGCCGTCGCGAAGTTCGAGGCGGAGTACGCCGCCTTCGTGAACGCGGCCCACTGCGTCGGCGTGGCCAACGGCACCGACGCCCTGGAGCTGGCGCTGCGGGCGGTGGGGGTCACCACGGGGGGCGAGGTCGTCCTCCCGGCCAACACCTTTATCGCCACCGCCGAGGCGGTCTCGCGCATCGGGGCCAGGCCCGTCCTGGTGGACGTCGACGAGGACCACCTGCTCATCGACCCCGCCGCCGTCGAGCGGGCCCTGACCACCCGGACCCAGGCGGTGGTGCCCGTGCACCTCTTCGGTCAGGTGGCCCCCATGGAGGCGGTGACGGCGCTCGCGGCGCAAGCGGGTCTGCCGGTGGTCGAGGACGCCGCCCAGGCCCAGGGCGCCCGGCAGCTCGGCCGCGCCGCGGGCCACATCGGTGCCGCCGCGGCGACGAGCTTCTACCCGGGCAAGAACCTCGGTGCCGCCGGCGACGCGGGTGCGGTGACCACCGACGACCCCACGATCGCCGACCGGGTCCGGGTGCTCGCCGCACACGGCTCCCGCACGAAGTACGACCACGAGGTGGTGGGGTTCAACTCGCGCCTGGACACGGTCCAGGCGGTGGTGCTGCGGGCAAAGCTCACGCGGCTCGAGAGGTGGAACGGCCGTCGCCGAGCCGCCGCGCAGCGGTACACCAGCCTCCTCGCGGGGACGGCGGGGGTACGCACGCCCGCCTCTGCGCCAGGGAACGAAGACGTCTGGCACCTGTACGTGGTGCGCGTGGCCGACCGGGACAGGATCCTCGGCGAGCTCCAGGGTGCCGGCGTCGGCGCCGGCATCCACTACCCCACTCCGCTGCACCTCACCCGCGCCTACTCGCACCTCGGGCTCGGTCCGGGCTCCTTCCCCGTGGCCGAGCGGGCAGCGGGCGCGATCCTCTCGCTGCCCCTCTACCCGCACCTCACGGACGAGCAGCAGGACCTCGTGGTGGCGGCACTGCAGAGCGCCGTGCCCGGCCCACGGCCGGCCATGGCCCGGGCCCGCGGATAG